A single genomic interval of Lactococcus sp. S-13 harbors:
- a CDS encoding ABC transporter permease, with amino-acid sequence MFSTLSKYKPFVRAGAQGMMAYRVDFLIYRLGDILGAIVTFFLWQAVFLSSPHRNLNGFTVQEMTLYVFLSFFTAQLSHSDGAWALGDEVKDGSVAMRLLKPVNFNATFLFNELGGKFIALGMLSLPIFGGILVYQFLNPQLVAFNFINFSLFLLSSILAYFLNFYFNICFGFMAFIFKNLWGANTLKAAIVSFLSGSLIPLAFFPPAIERLLSFLPFSSLIYTPVMLYLGKESLNQMILAFAIQVVWLLIFMGLSKLIWHYTISRLSVQGG; translated from the coding sequence ATGTTTTCAACGCTATCTAAATACAAGCCCTTTGTACGTGCAGGGGCGCAAGGGATGATGGCCTATCGTGTTGATTTTTTGATTTATCGCTTGGGCGATATTTTGGGAGCAATTGTCACTTTTTTCCTCTGGCAAGCTGTTTTTCTGAGTTCACCGCATCGTAATTTGAATGGATTTACTGTTCAAGAAATGACCCTCTATGTCTTTTTGAGTTTTTTTACTGCACAACTCTCTCATTCGGATGGTGCTTGGGCGCTTGGTGATGAAGTCAAAGATGGGTCGGTCGCTATGCGCCTTTTAAAACCAGTCAACTTTAATGCGACTTTTTTGTTCAATGAGTTAGGCGGAAAATTTATCGCGCTTGGAATGCTTAGTCTGCCTATTTTTGGTGGAATTTTAGTGTATCAATTTCTAAACCCTCAGCTGGTTGCTTTTAATTTTATCAATTTTTCTCTTTTTTTGTTGAGCTCTATCTTGGCTTATTTTCTCAATTTTTACTTCAACATTTGTTTTGGTTTCATGGCCTTTATTTTTAAAAATCTTTGGGGAGCAAATACTTTGAAAGCAGCTATTGTCAGTTTTTTGTCAGGTTCACTAATCCCACTGGCTTTTTTCCCGCCTGCTATTGAGCGCCTGTTGAGTTTTCTCCCCTTTTCAAGTCTAATCTACACTCCTGTGATGCTTTATTTGGGAAAAGAAAGCCTGAATCAAATGATTTTAGCCTTTGCGATTCAAGTAGTTTGGCTTTTGATTTTTATGGGGCTATCCAAGCTCATTTGGCATTATACGATTAGTCGATTGAGCGTGCAAGGAGGATAA